In Candidatus Hinthialibacter antarcticus, the following are encoded in one genomic region:
- a CDS encoding NYN domain-containing protein, whose protein sequence is MISELFNNIKIGVYVDVANISRNGGYGIQFDVLRNFACRDNSIPVRLNAYVAYDRTRADTDYPYRKSQQNFFSALQDFGYKVIRKEVKWYTDEQGNRYGKANADLDLAVDALLQSKNLDRVLLVTGDGDFVRVVKALQNNGCRVEVLAFDNISTELRNEADIYFSGFLIPGLLPFEDAGVSRWGQLGSRVRGVCYSVKENYGWFRFVKEIHPDMNRKEGYTTVFFHESKLPNEVSLNDLPSRHFIFEFTIETGNKEGSYQASDIRLISPSRS, encoded by the coding sequence ATATTAAAATTGGCGTGTATGTAGACGTTGCCAATATTTCACGCAACGGCGGCTACGGAATTCAATTCGATGTACTGCGCAACTTTGCCTGCCGCGACAATTCTATCCCGGTGCGGTTGAATGCGTATGTCGCTTACGACCGCACCCGCGCGGATACGGATTACCCGTACCGCAAGTCGCAGCAGAATTTTTTCTCGGCGTTGCAAGACTTTGGCTACAAGGTCATTCGCAAGGAAGTGAAGTGGTATACCGATGAACAAGGCAATCGCTACGGCAAGGCCAATGCTGACCTCGACCTGGCGGTTGATGCGCTCTTGCAATCAAAAAACCTCGACCGCGTCTTGCTGGTCACTGGCGACGGCGACTTCGTACGCGTGGTAAAAGCCTTGCAAAACAATGGCTGCCGGGTGGAAGTGTTGGCCTTTGATAATATCTCAACCGAATTGCGTAACGAGGCGGACATCTATTTTTCGGGTTTTTTAATTCCGGGGCTGTTGCCGTTTGAGGATGCGGGGGTTTCCCGTTGGGGACAGCTTGGCTCCCGGGTGCGGGGCGTTTGTTATTCCGTCAAAGAGAATTACGGCTGGTTCCGCTTTGTGAAAGAAATTCACCCAGACATGAACCGCAAGGAAGGCTATACCACCGTATTTTTTCATGAATCAAAACTCCCCAATGAAGTTTCATTGAATGACTTGCCGAGCCGGCATTTCATTTTTGAATTCACGATTGAAACAGGCAATAAAGAGGGTTCCTACCAAGCATCTGATATTCGCCTCATCAGCCCCTCCCGGTCATAA